In one Leptospira fletcheri genomic region, the following are encoded:
- a CDS encoding substrate-binding periplasmic protein produces the protein MSFYLSKPFCFVGSLFLFLFSVSLTAQGDFSNSRLQDIQKRGELRVTGNRTFAPFYIDNPKEGFPGFDAELGKRYADFLGVKYVFIPKPEFEDFAEAVQKGEADLALSGVTTTLERSKVIQLSKPYLVSTPSALVRKSVLPPPPEGNIITTQYFRSIKDLGDLNGVSFAVRAFSGSHEYLLRTFPNSRIFTYGSLDGAWKAVREGTANCLVAEAYHIKGILLLQPSIASSYRPLLEAVQEDHIAALLPKSDLVYLRNFEFFISELKRKGDLKALEDKYFNSGDWVR, from the coding sequence ATGAGTTTCTATCTTTCTAAACCGTTTTGCTTCGTCGGTTCCCTTTTTTTGTTTCTCTTCTCGGTCTCTTTGACTGCGCAGGGCGATTTTTCCAATTCCAGATTGCAGGACATTCAGAAACGAGGCGAATTACGGGTCACCGGAAATCGGACCTTTGCTCCTTTTTACATAGACAACCCCAAAGAGGGTTTTCCAGGATTCGATGCCGAATTGGGAAAGAGATATGCCGATTTTTTAGGAGTAAAATACGTTTTTATTCCCAAACCGGAGTTCGAGGATTTTGCGGAAGCGGTTCAGAAAGGAGAGGCGGATTTGGCTCTGTCGGGAGTAACTACCACTTTAGAACGCTCTAAAGTGATTCAGCTCAGTAAACCGTATCTGGTTTCCACACCTTCGGCACTGGTTCGAAAATCGGTTCTTCCTCCTCCGCCGGAAGGGAATATTATTACTACGCAATATTTCAGAAGTATTAAGGACCTAGGCGATTTGAACGGAGTGAGTTTTGCGGTGCGCGCTTTTTCCGGAAGCCATGAATACCTACTGCGTACGTTTCCGAATTCCAGAATTTTCACCTATGGTAGTTTGGACGGGGCTTGGAAGGCGGTGCGGGAAGGTACGGCGAATTGCTTGGTGGCGGAAGCGTACCATATCAAGGGAATTCTTCTACTGCAGCCTTCGATCGCGTCCAGCTATCGTCCTTTGTTGGAGGCGGTACAAGAGGATCATATCGCGGCCTTACTGCCCAAATCGGATTTGGTCTATTTGAGAAATTTCGAATTTTTTATCTCGGAATTGAAGAGAAAGGGAGATCTAAAAGCTCTTGAAGATAAATATTTTAATTCGGGAGACTGGGTACGATAG
- a CDS encoding MBL fold metallo-hydrolase, with translation MASLTKRRSENVPGNFYVDSSCIDCETCRILAPEVFSEKGGASYVRNQPSNSEESFRALQALVSCPTTSIGTMERDDLTSVKDSFPARIHGNVYHCGYHSKSSFGAFSYLILRPEGNVLVDSPRYVPSLAEKIRSLGGIRYHYLTHRDDVADHEKFHQDFGCERIIHEDDAGAVGNPEITIAGRDPFRFAEDLTVFPTPGHTKGHTVLLYSNSFLFTGDHLAYDPMRKRLIAFRGVCWYSWEEQKISMESLAGLSFEWVLPGHGNPFHGTPEETSQLLRKCIDWM, from the coding sequence ATGGCAAGCCTAACGAAAAGAAGATCGGAAAACGTTCCGGGAAATTTTTACGTGGATTCCTCCTGTATCGATTGCGAGACCTGTAGGATTTTGGCCCCGGAAGTTTTTTCCGAAAAGGGCGGAGCGTCCTATGTCCGGAACCAACCTTCGAATTCGGAGGAGTCCTTTCGGGCATTGCAGGCCCTCGTCTCCTGTCCTACGACTTCTATCGGGACGATGGAGCGGGACGATCTGACTTCCGTAAAGGATTCCTTTCCGGCAAGGATTCACGGAAACGTTTATCACTGCGGTTATCATTCCAAGTCTTCTTTCGGAGCCTTTTCCTATCTGATCCTTCGACCCGAGGGAAATGTGCTCGTAGATTCGCCCAGGTACGTTCCTTCTCTTGCGGAAAAAATCCGGTCCTTGGGAGGAATCAGATACCATTATCTTACGCACCGGGACGACGTTGCGGATCACGAGAAATTTCACCAGGATTTCGGATGCGAACGGATCATTCACGAGGACGACGCCGGGGCAGTGGGCAATCCGGAAATCACGATCGCCGGAAGGGATCCGTTCCGATTCGCGGAAGATCTCACCGTTTTTCCGACTCCCGGACACACCAAGGGTCATACCGTCCTTCTGTATTCGAATTCCTTTTTATTTACGGGAGATCACTTGGCGTATGACCCTATGAGAAAACGTTTGATCGCGTTTCGAGGGGTTTGTTGGTATTCTTGGGAAGAACAGAAAATATCCATGGAATCCCTGGCAGGACTTTCCTTTGAATGGGTTTTACCGGGTCACGGAAATCCCTTCCACGGAACTCCGGAGGAAACTTCCCAACTCCTCCGGAAATGCATTGATTGGATGTAA
- a CDS encoding lytic transglycosylase domain-containing protein, protein MNQPKIRKRHIFIAALPLLYQSLVAPIAGSLTESWSARKTKNEAQYVRDYILEQRPSIPVAELDRLTKTVLLESAKIKDSACGMSCAEGEKIGLLLGLIRVESEFHKKARSKKNARGYMQVMPATGAWIGSQEGRKIRESELFETEVNLSLGVAYLNHLLDSLDGDVRKALLAYNAGPAAVKKWGGVKQYAEDVFTFQSEYMGFRGR, encoded by the coding sequence ATGAACCAGCCTAAGATTCGAAAACGACACATTTTCATTGCAGCCCTGCCCCTGCTCTACCAATCACTGGTGGCGCCGATTGCAGGATCCCTCACCGAAAGCTGGAGCGCCAGAAAGACGAAAAACGAGGCCCAGTATGTAAGAGATTACATTCTGGAGCAAAGGCCTTCCATCCCCGTCGCCGAATTGGATCGATTGACCAAGACCGTATTGCTCGAAAGTGCGAAAATCAAGGATTCCGCCTGCGGAATGAGCTGCGCAGAAGGGGAAAAAATCGGCCTACTGCTCGGACTCATCCGAGTGGAATCCGAATTTCACAAAAAAGCCCGGTCCAAGAAAAACGCAAGGGGCTATATGCAAGTCATGCCGGCTACCGGAGCCTGGATCGGTTCCCAAGAAGGCCGGAAAATACGGGAATCCGAACTCTTCGAAACGGAAGTGAACCTCTCCCTCGGAGTTGCCTACCTGAACCACCTTCTAGACAGCCTAGACGGAGATGTCCGGAAAGCCTTACTCGCCTACAACGCCGGTCCGGCCGCCGTTAAAAAATGGGGCGGGGTGAAACAATATGCGGAAGACGTATTTACCTTTCAGTCGGAATACATGGGCTTCCGCGGACGTTAA